The Micromonospora sp. Llam0 genome contains a region encoding:
- a CDS encoding SEC-C metal-binding domain-containing protein, whose protein sequence is MATKPANQAAARAAALEADAEKYPDERADLLLEAAEAWRVAGQLDRARKLLAELIAAGGEDGCYARCDLAGIEFEAGADSEAYTELARLARDPDLGEGQCTLVAELLAERGDLPAALEWYDRAVARLTPEDLEALRGPDGWMQMSSVMVRARREVRRQLGLPADATDEIAPAAPAQQMAEPTGLPTTLDEAREHFESGRIPDQLRLLVFQRAERAEARRRWPDAYVDPDEEYFPAAERRWRGLADSGVPAIRVVPATVAGLSEFAERIGESPLDSAVKTRYARLAADQDTIVWPPARNDPCWCGSGIKYKKCCGRAGLGS, encoded by the coding sequence GTGGCGACGAAACCGGCGAACCAAGCCGCCGCGCGGGCGGCGGCGCTTGAGGCCGACGCGGAGAAGTATCCGGACGAGCGGGCCGACCTCCTGCTGGAAGCGGCCGAGGCGTGGCGGGTGGCCGGCCAGCTCGACCGGGCACGCAAGCTGCTGGCCGAGCTGATCGCGGCGGGCGGCGAGGACGGCTGCTACGCGCGGTGCGACCTGGCCGGGATCGAGTTCGAGGCCGGGGCGGACAGCGAGGCGTACACGGAACTCGCCCGGCTCGCCCGCGACCCCGACCTGGGTGAAGGGCAGTGCACTCTCGTAGCCGAGTTGCTGGCCGAACGCGGTGACCTGCCGGCGGCGCTGGAATGGTACGACCGGGCCGTCGCCCGCCTGACGCCCGAGGATCTCGAGGCACTGCGCGGGCCGGACGGCTGGATGCAGATGTCGTCGGTGATGGTCCGGGCCCGGCGCGAGGTCCGGCGCCAGCTCGGGTTGCCGGCCGATGCCACCGACGAGATCGCCCCGGCGGCACCGGCGCAGCAGATGGCAGAGCCGACCGGACTGCCGACGACGCTGGACGAGGCGCGTGAGCACTTCGAGTCGGGTCGGATACCTGATCAGTTGCGGCTGCTGGTGTTTCAGCGCGCCGAGCGGGCCGAGGCCCGCCGCCGGTGGCCTGATGCGTACGTCGACCCTGATGAGGAGTACTTTCCGGCGGCGGAGCGTCGCTGGCGCGGCCTGGCCGACAGCGGGGTGCCGGCGATCCGGGTGGTGCCGGCCACGGTTGCCGGGTTGTCCGAGTTCGCCGAGCGGATCGGTGAGTCGCCGCTCGACTCGGCGGTGAAGACCCGGTACGCCAGGCTGGCCGCCGACCAGGACACCATCGTCTGGCCACCGGCACGTAACGATCCGTGCTGGTGCGGGTCGGGTATCAAGTACAAGAAGTGCTGCGGCCGAGCAGGCCTGGGCTCGTAA
- a CDS encoding DUF2993 domain-containing protein, whose translation MRIWRPRNRRGWLLLTVALLIPGSLVVADRIAAGVVGGRLADAAACVLGLAEPPQVDVHGFPFVTQALAGRFAGLTVTADRFGGSELPIAGVTAEVRDVEIDGGLAAAGAGSAGSGPVEIRIGQLYAALTVDLTRLDTLTDNWAGGGTDGESADSFGGLLSGADVQIRGSDNGQLIVDVTATIFGQAVPVTVYAVPVLDGRMLRIEPVEVEVFGLRRSADQLAGALGAGALGQRRIERELPDLPAGLAYHGLTATADGLRLEITGESVAVGGDGLRPAGRATPSDTDKCGEPA comes from the coding sequence ATGCGCATCTGGAGACCTCGCAACCGGCGGGGATGGCTGCTGCTCACCGTGGCGCTGCTGATCCCCGGGAGTCTGGTCGTCGCGGACCGGATCGCCGCCGGGGTGGTCGGCGGCCGGCTCGCCGACGCCGCCGCCTGCGTCCTCGGGCTGGCCGAGCCGCCGCAGGTCGACGTACACGGCTTCCCGTTCGTGACGCAGGCGTTGGCCGGCCGGTTCGCCGGTCTCACCGTCACCGCCGACCGCTTCGGCGGAAGCGAGCTGCCGATCGCCGGGGTAACCGCCGAGGTGCGCGACGTCGAGATCGACGGCGGCCTGGCAGCGGCCGGTGCCGGCTCCGCCGGTTCGGGCCCGGTCGAGATCCGGATCGGTCAGCTGTACGCCGCGCTCACGGTCGACCTCACGCGACTGGACACGCTGACCGACAACTGGGCCGGCGGCGGGACTGACGGAGAATCGGCAGACTCTTTCGGCGGTCTGCTTTCCGGGGCCGACGTGCAGATTCGCGGCAGCGACAACGGCCAGCTGATCGTCGACGTGACAGCGACGATCTTCGGCCAGGCCGTGCCGGTGACCGTGTACGCCGTACCCGTGCTCGACGGCCGCATGTTGCGGATCGAGCCGGTGGAGGTCGAGGTGTTCGGGCTGCGCCGCTCCGCCGACCAGCTGGCCGGTGCCCTCGGCGCCGGTGCCCTCGGGCAGCGTCGGATCGAACGGGAGCTGCCCGATCTGCCGGCCGGGCTGGCGTACCACGGACTGACCGCGACCGCCGACGGGCTGCGCCTGGAGATCACCGGCGAGTCCGTCGCCGTCGGCGGAGACGGCCTGCGGCCCGCCGGACGGGCGACGCCGTCAGACACCGACAAGTGCGGGGAGCCGGCGTGA
- a CDS encoding AAA family ATPase has translation MAGCGQATTSLDRRLRQTREHHFVGRAAELALLREALDRAPEPLGVLYLHGPGGIGKSTLLRYFGDEAAAAGRRVVHVDGRAVSPSPARFELAASDALADDTAVLLVDSFEHCQGLEDWLRDRFLPRLPESVLVVLAGRGGPGPQWRADPAWRDLLKVIPMGNLSREHAVALLNRRGVPPDLHPSVLSFAGGHPLALRLAAEVAVTHDAAATAAWRPSLNVVETLLTQLIGETPSPLHRHALEICAHAQTTTEGLLRAALDRDPGPIFAWLRELPFIESDARGLRPHDVVRDALNDDLRWRDPQGYETMHRRLHAYLLEQALAATGPAVLPAVGAMMYLQRHAQEIRRYFTFASEGEAYEDPYQPADRPTVLDLAGEAEGPESAALVGFWLDRQPEGCRVYRSSATDEVVGFMIWLDLDDPQPAELDADPVVDTAWRHCRASAPLRGGEHIGLARFMVHPPSYQRPSPVTDMIQMRMLAHYLHDKGLALHYLVLHDAEFWGPHLAYFDDHPVETVPQVGGRLYHLFFHDWRVTPLMHWLDHNQRQLLYGLQPRTARPGADLLVLSRPEFDAAVRSAMRAWRRPDALAANPLVRTRLVADRPDGDPVDALRGVLGAALDGLRDDARSHRVLVTTFVHGTPTQEAAADRLGLPFSTYRRHLTRALDRISDALWHRELHG, from the coding sequence ATGGCCGGATGTGGGCAAGCGACCACCAGTCTGGACCGACGGCTGCGGCAGACCCGGGAGCACCACTTCGTCGGCCGGGCCGCCGAGCTCGCCCTGCTGCGGGAGGCGTTGGACCGCGCCCCCGAGCCGCTCGGAGTGCTCTACCTGCACGGTCCGGGCGGCATCGGCAAGTCCACCCTGCTGCGGTACTTCGGTGACGAGGCCGCTGCCGCCGGGCGGCGGGTGGTGCATGTGGACGGTCGGGCGGTCAGCCCGTCGCCGGCCCGGTTCGAGCTCGCCGCCAGCGACGCGTTGGCCGACGACACTGCGGTGCTGCTGGTCGACTCGTTCGAGCACTGCCAGGGGCTGGAGGACTGGCTGCGGGACCGGTTCCTGCCCCGACTGCCCGAGTCCGTCCTGGTGGTGCTGGCCGGCCGGGGCGGCCCCGGGCCGCAGTGGCGGGCCGACCCGGCCTGGCGTGACCTGCTGAAGGTGATCCCGATGGGCAACCTGTCCCGGGAGCACGCCGTCGCGCTGCTGAACCGCCGGGGCGTACCGCCGGATCTGCACCCCTCGGTGCTGTCGTTCGCCGGCGGCCACCCGCTGGCGCTGCGACTCGCCGCCGAGGTCGCGGTCACCCACGACGCCGCCGCCACCGCCGCCTGGCGGCCCAGCCTGAACGTGGTGGAGACCCTGCTCACCCAGCTGATCGGGGAGACCCCGTCGCCGCTGCACCGGCACGCGCTGGAGATCTGCGCGCATGCCCAGACGACCACCGAAGGACTGCTGCGGGCGGCCCTGGACCGCGACCCCGGGCCGATCTTCGCCTGGCTGCGTGAGTTGCCGTTCATCGAGTCCGACGCCCGCGGCCTGCGCCCGCACGACGTGGTCCGCGACGCGCTCAACGACGACCTGCGCTGGCGTGACCCGCAGGGCTACGAGACGATGCACCGGCGGCTGCACGCCTACCTGCTCGAGCAGGCGCTGGCCGCCACCGGGCCGGCGGTGCTGCCGGCGGTCGGCGCGATGATGTACCTGCAACGGCACGCGCAGGAGATCCGCCGCTACTTCACCTTCGCCAGCGAGGGCGAGGCCTACGAGGATCCGTACCAGCCGGCGGACCGGCCGACGGTGCTGGACCTCGCCGGCGAGGCCGAAGGCCCGGAGTCCGCCGCGCTGGTCGGCTTCTGGCTGGACCGCCAGCCCGAGGGCTGCCGCGTCTACCGCAGCTCCGCCACCGACGAAGTGGTGGGCTTCATGATCTGGCTGGACCTGGACGACCCGCAGCCGGCCGAACTGGACGCCGATCCGGTCGTCGACACCGCCTGGCGGCACTGCCGGGCCAGCGCCCCGCTGCGCGGCGGCGAACACATCGGTCTGGCCCGGTTCATGGTGCATCCCCCGTCATACCAGCGGCCGTCGCCGGTGACCGACATGATCCAGATGCGGATGCTGGCCCACTACCTGCACGACAAGGGTCTGGCCCTGCACTACCTGGTGCTGCACGACGCCGAGTTCTGGGGGCCGCACCTGGCCTACTTCGACGACCATCCCGTTGAGACGGTGCCGCAGGTCGGCGGACGCCTGTACCACCTGTTCTTCCACGACTGGCGGGTCACGCCGCTGATGCACTGGCTCGACCACAACCAGCGGCAACTGCTGTACGGGCTGCAGCCGCGTACCGCCCGGCCCGGTGCCGACCTGCTGGTGCTGTCCCGCCCCGAGTTCGACGCGGCGGTCCGGTCCGCGATGCGGGCCTGGCGCCGCCCCGACGCGCTGGCCGCCAACCCGCTGGTCCGTACCCGGCTGGTCGCCGACCGCCCGGACGGCGACCCGGTCGACGCGCTGCGCGGCGTACTCGGTGCCGCGCTCGACGGCCTGCGCGACGACGCCCGGTCACACCGGGTGCTGGTCACCACGTTCGTGCACGGCACCCCGACGCAGGAGGCGGCGGCGGACCGGCTCGGTCTGCCGTTCAGCACCTACCGCCGGCATCTGACCCGGGCGTTGGACCGGATCAGCGACGCCCTGTGGCACCGCGAACTGCACGGCTGA
- a CDS encoding type II toxin-antitoxin system Phd/YefM family antitoxin, which translates to MSVREFSYNPSAMFARVERGETLEVTRHGTVIAVLLPGSAALSRYSPLVAKGLIKLATTTTSDLDQIPHFDVPEDASPLDLLLEAREDEDR; encoded by the coding sequence GTGTCCGTACGTGAATTCTCGTACAACCCGAGTGCCATGTTCGCCAGGGTCGAGCGTGGCGAAACGCTCGAGGTCACCCGGCACGGCACCGTGATCGCCGTGCTGCTACCTGGTTCGGCCGCCCTCAGCCGCTACTCGCCGCTGGTCGCGAAGGGCCTGATCAAACTCGCCACGACCACGACGAGCGACTTGGACCAAATCCCGCACTTCGACGTACCAGAGGACGCGTCACCGCTGGACCTGCTGCTCGAAGCCCGTGAGGACGAGGACCGTTGA
- a CDS encoding type II toxin-antitoxin system VapC family toxin yields MIYLDSSALATLVSGRSYAPELREYLADQPAAPMATSTLGFVETVRTLDTIGDYPDIMSDLLRNFTEILLTAEVRDAAALVPPGARSLDAIHIASAQVLGDALTVLISYDKRMLDIARTIGLPTACPGLS; encoded by the coding sequence TTGATCTACCTTGACTCCTCGGCTCTCGCCACCCTCGTCTCTGGCCGGTCGTACGCGCCCGAGTTGCGCGAGTACCTTGCCGATCAACCTGCGGCACCGATGGCCACGTCGACCCTCGGGTTCGTCGAGACCGTCCGTACTCTCGACACGATCGGTGACTACCCCGACATAATGTCGGATCTGCTTCGCAACTTCACCGAGATCCTGCTGACCGCCGAGGTCCGGGACGCCGCCGCGCTCGTACCACCAGGTGCGCGGTCCCTGGACGCGATCCACATCGCAAGCGCTCAGGTGCTGGGCGACGCCCTGACGGTCCTGATCAGTTACGACAAGCGGATGCTGGACATCGCCCGCACGATCGGACTACCGACAGCCTGCCCCGGTCTCAGCTAG
- a CDS encoding AAA family ATPase, translating into MDQITGGAVAGRLANRLGTAREEAFVGRTAELDAFRAALAGAPDGCPVWFVHGPGGIGKSMLLRRFAALARDAGRIVVQVDGAGIDPSPAGFTAAAYAALSGAPAVLLVDTFERCQGLEGWLRDRFLPRIPDGVVVVVAGRQAPDCEWQADLGWSGVLRVESLGGLPPDAATELLDRRGVPRELWDAVLRFAGGHPLALNLSAAVAVGDRRAAATWTPTPDVVATLLHHLVGELPSAQHRLALETCSHALTTTEDLLRSVVGEAAAELFAWLRRLPFVQSGRDGVVPHDVVRSVLDTDLRWRDPHGYQVMHARVAAHLLHRARAASGDAVLPAVRSLYHILQDTAVMAPFALRHGGGAVYPDRATPGDHATLRRIVRESGDGTDQLVGFWLDRQPEAFDVYRRSLDGAVAGFQVTLRLTGPDPDEIAADPVVAAVWRSAAAAPPRAGEHILLTRFSYPLAARRRSAVRDLMHVRTLQWWIRSQRLAWSFLTLADEAVGVAEFIDHQPVRPRPVVDGRTYDLYAHDWRAVPVDVWASRVTAWPLTGAPARSSTGAAATVVAAPVHTVLSRPDFDAAVRSALRRLHDGSALRANPLTRSRLVLGSGAGPSADQSGAGQSGVRDPVDTLRTLLTDAAESLRHDPRDAKLYRVLSATYLAGPTTQEAAADRLGLPASTYKRHLRAAIDRICELLWRRES; encoded by the coding sequence GTGGACCAGATCACGGGGGGTGCGGTGGCTGGGCGGCTGGCAAACCGACTGGGAACGGCCCGCGAGGAGGCGTTCGTCGGCCGTACCGCCGAACTGGACGCCTTCCGGGCCGCACTCGCCGGCGCGCCCGACGGATGTCCGGTGTGGTTCGTGCACGGCCCCGGCGGCATCGGCAAGTCCATGTTGCTGCGTCGGTTCGCCGCCCTCGCCCGCGACGCCGGCCGGATCGTCGTCCAGGTCGACGGCGCCGGCATCGACCCGTCCCCGGCCGGGTTCACCGCGGCCGCCTACGCCGCGCTCAGCGGCGCCCCGGCCGTCCTGCTGGTCGACACATTCGAACGCTGCCAGGGCCTGGAAGGCTGGCTGCGGGACCGGTTCCTGCCGCGCATCCCGGACGGCGTCGTCGTGGTGGTCGCCGGCCGGCAGGCACCGGACTGCGAGTGGCAGGCCGACCTCGGCTGGTCCGGCGTACTGCGGGTGGAGAGCCTCGGCGGTCTGCCGCCGGACGCGGCCACCGAGCTGCTGGACCGGCGCGGCGTACCTCGTGAACTCTGGGACGCGGTGCTGCGCTTCGCCGGCGGCCATCCGCTCGCGCTCAACCTGTCCGCCGCGGTCGCCGTCGGTGACCGCCGGGCCGCCGCCACCTGGACACCGACCCCGGACGTCGTCGCGACGCTGCTGCACCACCTGGTCGGCGAGCTGCCGTCGGCGCAGCACCGGCTCGCGCTGGAGACCTGCTCACATGCGCTGACCACCACCGAGGACCTGCTGCGTTCCGTGGTCGGCGAGGCGGCGGCGGAACTGTTCGCCTGGCTGCGCCGGCTACCATTCGTCCAAAGTGGCCGCGACGGGGTCGTCCCGCACGACGTGGTACGCAGTGTGCTGGACACGGATCTGCGCTGGCGGGACCCGCACGGCTACCAGGTGATGCACGCCCGGGTGGCGGCCCACCTGCTGCACCGGGCGCGGGCCGCCAGCGGCGACGCCGTACTGCCGGCGGTCCGCTCGCTCTACCACATCCTGCAGGACACCGCCGTGATGGCGCCGTTCGCGCTGCGCCACGGCGGCGGCGCGGTCTACCCGGACCGGGCGACGCCCGGCGACCACGCCACCCTGCGGCGGATCGTTCGGGAGTCCGGCGACGGCACCGACCAGCTGGTCGGCTTCTGGCTGGACCGCCAACCGGAGGCGTTCGACGTGTACCGGCGTTCGCTCGACGGAGCCGTCGCCGGGTTCCAGGTGACTCTGCGGCTCACCGGCCCGGACCCGGACGAGATCGCCGCCGACCCGGTGGTCGCGGCGGTCTGGCGGTCCGCCGCCGCCGCGCCGCCTCGGGCCGGAGAACACATCCTGCTCACCCGGTTCAGCTACCCACTGGCGGCGCGGCGGCGCTCCGCGGTCCGGGATCTGATGCACGTCCGGACCCTGCAGTGGTGGATCCGGTCGCAGCGGCTCGCCTGGTCGTTCCTCACGCTGGCCGACGAGGCGGTCGGAGTGGCCGAGTTCATCGACCACCAGCCGGTCCGGCCCCGGCCGGTGGTCGACGGCCGGACGTACGACCTGTACGCACACGACTGGCGGGCGGTCCCGGTGGACGTGTGGGCGTCCCGGGTGACCGCGTGGCCGCTGACCGGCGCGCCGGCCCGGTCCTCGACCGGCGCGGCCGCCACCGTCGTCGCCGCCCCGGTGCACACGGTGCTCTCCCGGCCCGACTTCGACGCGGCGGTCCGGTCGGCGCTGCGGCGGCTGCACGACGGGTCGGCGCTGCGGGCCAACCCGTTGACCCGCAGCCGTTTGGTGCTCGGTTCCGGTGCCGGCCCGTCCGCCGACCAGTCAGGCGCCGGTCAGTCAGGCGTTCGGGACCCGGTGGACACGCTGCGGACGCTGCTGACCGACGCGGCGGAGTCGCTGCGGCACGACCCACGCGATGCCAAGCTGTACCGGGTGCTGTCCGCCACCTACCTCGCCGGGCCGACCACCCAGGAGGCGGCGGCGGACCGGCTCGGTCTGCCGGCCAGCACGTACAAGCGGCATCTGCGGGCCGCCATCGACCGGATCTGTGAGCTGTTGTGGCGCCGGGAGTCGTGA
- a CDS encoding MMPL family transporter, with protein sequence MSTLRMQPTTAPSDPATVDTVAALREVQPYGGQLHVTGAVAIKSDLTERVADRMPWVIAVVVALSALLLLFAFRAPVLAVKAAVMNLLSVRTGLAATGRVITSAALIMVCVFASFVLNPSPVIKMFGLGMAVAIAVDATIIRGLLVPATMALLGRANWWRPGAGRPATGDIPAGTQRDGLLPAGEASRPLDAAAGLPFSTDGNPP encoded by the coding sequence GTGAGTACGCTGCGGATGCAGCCGACCACCGCCCCCAGCGATCCGGCCACCGTGGACACCGTGGCGGCGCTACGGGAGGTCCAGCCGTACGGCGGACAGCTGCACGTCACCGGCGCGGTGGCGATCAAGTCCGATCTCACCGAACGGGTCGCCGACCGAATGCCGTGGGTGATCGCCGTGGTGGTGGCGCTCTCCGCGTTGCTGCTGCTGTTCGCGTTCCGGGCACCCGTGCTCGCGGTCAAGGCGGCGGTGATGAACCTGCTGTCGGTACGGACCGGGCTGGCCGCCACCGGGCGGGTGATCACCTCCGCCGCGTTGATCATGGTCTGTGTCTTCGCCAGCTTCGTGCTCAACCCGAGCCCGGTGATCAAGATGTTCGGGCTCGGGATGGCGGTGGCGATCGCAGTGGACGCCACGATCATCCGTGGCCTGCTGGTACCGGCCACGATGGCGCTGCTCGGCCGGGCCAACTGGTGGCGACCCGGCGCGGGCAGGCCGGCCACCGGAGACATCCCGGCGGGCACCCAGCGCGACGGGCTGCTACCGGCCGGCGAAGCGAGCCGACCGCTCGACGCAGCAGCCGGGCTGCCGTTCAGCACCGACGGTAACCCACCGTAG